Below is a genomic region from Spartinivicinus marinus.
AAGCGCGCTCGTGAGCTATGTGATCAATACAACGCCTTATTAGTCTTTGACGAAGTTCAAAGTGGTATGGGCCGTACTGGTGAGCTTTATGCCTATATGGGTTACGGCATTGAACCCGATATTCTCAGTACCGCCAAAGCATTAGGGGGCGGCTTTCCAATTGGCGCCATGTTAACCACTGATAAGGTGGCTCCAAGCTTAGGCTTTGGTACTCATGGCAGCACCTATGGCGGTAACCCGCTCGCTTGTGCAGTGGCCAACGAAGTGGTTGATATTATCAATGACCCACAAGTGCTGGCAGATGTATTAAGAAAACGTCAACTGTTCGACGATGGCCTGAATGCAATTAATGAAAAACATCAAGTATTTACTGAGTTAAGAGGCAAAGGCTTACTAGTTGGAGCAGCACTCAAACCTGAATGGCATGGCAAAGCAGCTAAATTCTTAGCCGCTGCGAGAGAACATAAGACTATGATCCTAGTGGCTGGACCTAATGTCATTCGGATGGCACCGTCATTGGTCATTCCTGATGAAGACATCAAAGAAGGTTTAGCAGGACTTGAAAAAGGTATTGCTGATGTCGTGGCTGCTGGGCCAGACGCTTAAAGCCTGCAATCACTCTTAAATTCTCACAAGCCACCTCCTCTCTTAGCAAAGAGGCTGCCGGATATGGGGTGGCAGGGTGTTCTGTAGCTAAGGCATGGATGCCTTTTTAGCGCTTGATGGGCCAGGGACGGCACTTCAAGAGCGGCGGAAGAATAGCCTGTTATTCCATATCGGACACTAAATTTACTTTCGGCACCCTTTTGCAACACCCTCTTTTCAAAGAGGGAAGTTTTATAGTGCCAGAATGCTAACCGCCTTTTTTACGACAACTCACTAAGGAAAGCCCCCTACATACCAAAAACCACTGCTGCAATTAGTCCTCATTTAGCAAGTTACGACCTTTTACTGATAAATCCTGTCGCAATCCCATCATTCCCTCTCTAGTCTCTATGTCCTTTTTTCGAAATAATGTGCAGTAAGGAAAGCTGAGACAATGATAAGTGGTTAAATGAATAATAAGACCTTTGCTCCCTACCTAGATTGGCTCGACAGCCAGCATGATGACATGCTTAATCAGACCATTGAACTGGCCAATATTAACTCTGGCAGTCTCAATGCGGCAGGTGTTAATCAAGTTCGCCAAAAGCTGGCTGAGCTGACTCGCCCGCTTAATGGTGAGCAAACTACTATTGCTATGCCTGACTATGAACAAATCAACGATCAAGGCGAGGTCATCAATTCCCCCTTGGGTGATGCACTCAGTATTGTAAAGCGCCCTGATGCCCCATTTCGGGTATTTCTCTGTGGCCACATGGATACCGTGTTTGGTATTAATCACCACTTCCAATCTATTCGCTGGCTGGATGACAACACCCTCAATGGCCCCGGGGTTACCGACTTAAAAGGTGGCATTATGGTGATGCTGAAAGCTTTAGAGTGCCTCGAACGCAGCCCTTTTGCTGAAAAAATTGGTTGGGAAATTCTGTTTAACCCCGATGAAGAAATCGGCTCACCCAGCTCGAAAACCTTATTTGCTGGTTGTGCCGAACGTAACCATGTGGGGTTGATCTATGAACCTTGCTTTCCTGATGGTGACCTGGCGGGCGCACGCAAAGGGAGTGGTAATTTCACCGTGGTATGCCGAGGCAAAGCCGCTCATGCTGGTCGTGAGCATCATCTGGGTCGCAATGCGATTCGGGCCCTCAGCGACTTTATCAGTCAGTTAGATGACTTAAATGGCCAGCGAGACGGGGTGACTATCAACCCAGGCTTTATTCAAGGTGGCGGTCCAGTCAATATTGTGCCGGATTTGTGTATCAGCAAATTCAATATCCGTCTCCATAATCCTGCTGATGAAAACTGGTGTTTAGAACAGCTTAATCAACTGGTTGAACAGATTAATCAGCGGGATGGGATTAGCTTAACCTTACATGGAGAGTTTGGTCGCAAGCCGAAAGTGCTCTCTAACGCTAATACCAAACTGTTTGAATTAGCTCAAAGCTGCGGCCAAGAATTAGGTTTACATATTACCTGGAAACCAACGGGTGGTTGCTGTGATGGCAATAACCTGGCAGCCCATGGTTTACCCAATATTGATACCCTGGGGGTTCAAGGGGGCAATATTCACAGTGATCAAGAGTATCTAAAGGTAGATAGCCTGGTCACTCGCGCCAAATTATCCGCGTTATTACTGTTTAAGCTGGCTACTGGTGACCAGCAAGCCTGGCTGGAGCGCTAATATGCTAATTGTCCGGCCTGTGACTCATAATGATTTACCTGCGCTAGAGCGACTCGCGATTATTTGCGGAGGCCGTTTAACCACCCTGCCCGCTAATCGTGATCACTTAAGCAGTATTATTAGCTCCACCCAACGCTCGCTAAAACAGTTAAATCATGAGCCTGGAGGTGAAAGCTTTCATTTCGTATTGGAAAACCAGGCCACCCAGGAAATTATTGGTGTATCCGGTATTGAAGCGGTAATTGGTTTAAAGTGGCCTTTTTACAATTACCGGATTAGTTCAGTGGTTCATGCATCACCTGAATTACAAATCCATAACCGTATTCCTGCATTACACCTTTGTCAGGATTACGCCGGTTCTACTCGATTATGTACGTTATTTATTGACCCGCAATATCAACGAGAGCACCACTATCAACTCCTTTCAAAAGCCCGCTTGTTATTTATCAACCTAGCATTAAGCCGGTTTGCTGAGCGAACTATTGTCGAATTGCAAGGAGTATTAGATAAAGAGGGGAAATCCCCCTTTTGGGAGTGCCTAGGCAAACATTTTTTCAGTATGGATATTGCCAAAGCAATTTATTTAGTGGGTATTAACTCCAACGCATTTATTGCCACCTTAATGCCACAATATCCAGTGTATGCTCCCTTACTAAGCAAAGAAGCCCAGGCAATTCTTGGTAAGCCGAGGGAAGATGTGACTTTCAACATGGAATTACTTAAGCAAGAAGGCTTTCAACACCGGGGTTATATGGATATTTTTGATGCCGGTCCAACGTTGGAAGCTGATACCAAAAAGCTTAAAACCATTAGTAATAGCCAACAATGTCAACCAGTCATTGGTGAAAGAACCAGCCCAGAACCATCCGTTGATCAGTGGTATTTAGTAAGCAATCAATTACAACCCCAATATCGTTGCATGTTAATTCCCTTTAACCCTGAGCAGCCAGTACTGTCTGAAGCAGAAGCCAGCGCACTACTGTTATCAAAAGGTGATCATATTCAGTACTCACCGGTTCAATTGAGCACCCCTAATTAAGTCATTTAACCAGAATTATTAGCCGTGAAGAAACACAGCAACTGATAGTAATTAAGTAGTAATAGGAAGTTGTCATGAGAAAAATTGACCCGTTAATGAATGCCATGTGGCAAGATTATTTAAACCTCAACCCTGATGCACAGAAAATTTATCAGTTATTTTCTGACCAAAATGATGAACAAGTCATTAACGACCATATTGCCTTACGTACTTTTAATGTAGCTAAAGTGTCAATAAACCAAGTAGCCAAACCTTTTATTGAAGCCGGTTACGAGGCTGCTGGAGAATATGAATTTAAAGCAAAGAAGCTTTATGCCAAGCATTTTCAACATGAAGATCCAAATTTGCCCAAAATATTTATCAGCGAATTACTGGTTGAACAGCTTTCTCAAGAGACCCGCGCTATCATTGAGTATTTAGTTGAGCAAATTCCAGCAGATGCAGTCACTGCAGATGATTTCTGTTTTTCTGGCCGTCATTGGAATACAGATTATGCTACTTACCAGCAATTACTGGCAGAAAGTGAATATGCCGCCTGGATGAGCGCATTTGGCTATCGTCCAAACCACTTTACAGTATATATTAATGCCCTAAAATCCCATCAGTCACTGGAAGCTGTTAATCAATTCCTGCTTGATCAAGGGTTCAAACTTAACACCAGTGGAGGACTCATTAAAGGGTCACCTGACGTCTATCTGGAGCAGTCTGCAACGTTAGCCAATAAAACAGCAGTTCAATTTAATGACCAAACTGTAGCAATTCCCAGCTGTTTCTATGAGTTTGCACGTCGCTACCCACTACCTTCAGGGGAGCTATATCAAGGGTTTGTTGCTCAGTCAGCTGATAAAATTTTTGAAAGTACCGATGCCAGGTAACTGATGACCAATAACATATAATTCAATGCCCAAAGCGGAATTTGCAAAAGCATGTTAAAAGTAAATTTACTGTTTGATATGGAAAAACAGCTACGGAATACCCTGTTCTCCCATATTCGGTCACTTTTGCGATAACCTACAAAGTGTTGGGTATAAATAACAATGAAACCAATCAAGGTATAACAATGTAAAGTGTCTTCTATTAATCCTCATATAAAGCGACTGTCGTTTTTGGATTTATGGCTTTTGAGATTTACCTGTCTTATGAGGCTTATATGTCTTTTGAGGTTTAATAGTTTTACTTACAAGTGAGTAACCACATTATGATGATCATCCGACCTATCGCAGCCGACGATTACGATAGATTGTATGAACTTGCTGAAAAAACAGGCCCAGGGTTTACCTCGCTGCAGCCTAATGAAAAGCTGGTTCGAAACCGTCTTGAAAAATCGTTAGCTGCCTTTGCCAAAGAGGTTAAAGAGCCAGGCGAAGAAAGCTATCTGTTTGTTTTAGAAGATACCGAAAATGACCGGGTAGCTGGCATTTGCGGCATTATGGCCGGCGTTGGCCTTAGCGAAGCCTGGTATAACTATCGGCTGGGAACTTTAATGCACTCTTCCCGTGAGCTGAATGTTCACAATGTTGTTAATACATTAAGTATTACCAATGACCATACGGGCTGTTCAGAAATCTGCACCCTATTTTTAGACCCAGATTATCGGCACAGCAAAAATGGCAGTTTGCTGTCAAAATCCCGTTTTTTATTTATGGCAGAATTTCCTCAGCGATTCGCCGAAACAGTCATTGCCGAAATGCGTGGGATCTCTGATAAAGATGGTATTTCACCTTTTTGGGAAGGCCTAGGCCGCCACTTTTTCTCTATCGATTTTTCGAAAGCCGATTATTTAACCGGTATTGGTGAAAAAGTCTTTATCGCCGAATTAATGCCTAAACACCTGATTTATACCAATCTTTTACCGAAAAGCGCCCAAGAAGTGATCGGCAAGGTCCATGAAAACACCTTACCTGCGTTAAAAATGCTAGAAGCCGAGGGGTTCCGCTATGAAGGTTATATGGATATTTTTGATGCCGGACCTACCATTACAGCCCGCTTTGATGAAATTCGAGCAATTCGTGAAAGCCATTATGTAAAAATTCGCATTAGCGAAGAGGCTCATCATCAGTCAGGCGAGTTACATTTAATTAGCAACACTTCTCTTGAAAATTTCCGTTGCGGTATGAGTCCGATTACTCAAGATAAACAAAACCTGATTTATATTACGCCGACCGTTGCTGCCAACCTTCAAGTTGAAGAAGGTGACTCTGTACGGGTGGTACCTTTATCCAGTGGTAGGAGAGTTTAACAATGACAGCAACCGTATTTATCAATGGCAACTGGCAAGCCGGTGAAGGCAAACCATTTACGTCTATAGACCCAGCGAAAAATGCTGTTATTTGGGAAGGCAACAGTGCTACTACCGCTCAGGTTGATACTGCTGTTAGTGCTGCCCGTGATGCTTTTCTAGCTTGGTCAGACTTAACTTATGAGCAGCGGGAAACCATTATCAAACAGTTTGCGCAGCTGCTTAGTCAGGAAAAAGAAACATTAGCACTGCTGATTGCTCAAGAAACGGGTAAGCCTCTCTGGGAAACTCGTACGGAAGTAGCAGCCATGATTGGCAAAATCGATATATCTATTAAGGCTTATCATGAACGGACTGGCACCAAAACGGCAGAGTTACCCGCAGGCCGTGCAGTACTCCGCCATCGTCCTCATGGAGTTGTGGCGGTATTTGGTCCTTACAACTTCCCAGGCCACCTTCCCAATGGCCATATTGTACCGGCTCTACTCGCAGGTAATACGGTGGTATTTAAACCTAGTGAGCTTACTCCAAAAGTGGCTGAAGCGATGGTTAAACTGTGGGAGCAAGCCGGTATTCCAGCTGGGGTATTAAATCTAGTGCAAGGAGAAAAAGAAACGGGCATTGCGCTCGCCAATCATGTAGGCATTGATGGCTTATTCTTTACTGGTAGCTCCAATACAGGGCATTTGCTGCATCAGCAATTTGCGGGTAATCCTGGCAAAATCCTGGCATTAGAAATGGGAGGCAATAATCCACTTATTTTTGACCAGGTCAATGATATTGATGCTGCGGTCCATGACACAATTCAGTCTGCGTACATCTCAGCGGGTCAGCGCTGTACCTGTGCTCGACGCTTGTTTGTGCCTAATACCAAACAAGGCGATACTTTCTTAGCCCGATTACAAGCAGCTATGCAACATATTAAGGTAGGTCTTTATGATGCTGAAGACCAACCATTTATGGGATCTCTCATCACTGAAGCTGCGGCTGATCACATCCTCGCTGGCCAAACTAATTTGGAAAAACTGGGTGGCAAGCCATTAGTTAAAGCCGCTAAATTAAAACCAGGTACTGGTTTACTCAGCCCCGGCTTAATCGATGTTACCGGGATAGACAAGCTTCCCGATGAAGAATTGTTTGGTCCTTTACTACAAGTGATTCGTTATGACGACTTTGATGCGGCGCTGGCTGCTGCCAATAATACGCGTTATGGCTTATCTGCTGGGCTATTAAGCGCCGACCGTGAGCGTTATGACTATTTTTTACGCCGAATTCGAGCAGGGATTGTCAACTGGAACAAGCAAACCACAGGAGCAAGTAGTGCTGCACCTTTTGGAGGCGTTGGAGCGAGCGGTAATCACCGAGCAAGCGCCTATTATGCAGCCGACTATTGTGCTTACCCAGTTGCCAGCCTAGAGGCAGATGAAGTGACTTTGCCAGAAAAATTAGCACCTGGCTTATCAATCCCTAAACACTAATTTCATCTACTCTAATTACATAATTCAGGGTAATACCCCTACGATATTTAGGAGTAATCCATGCAAGCAGTTGAAGCCAATTTTGATGGCTTAGTTGGGCCTACCCATAACTATAGCGGCTTGTCTTACGGTAATGTCGCATCAGAGTTGAACCAGCAAGCGGCTTCCAACCCGAGGGAAGCCGCCAAACAAGGCTTGAAAAAAATGAAGGCGCTGTATGACCTGGGGATGGTGCAAGGGGTGCTAGCCCCTCAGGAACGCCCAGACATTCATACTCTGCGTCGACTTGGCTTTACCGGTTCTGATCAAGCGGTTCTGAAGCAGGCGGCCAAGCAAGCACCAAGGGTACTTGCTAATTGTTGCTCTGCATCCAGCATGTGGACTGCCAATGCTGCAACCGTATCACCCAGTGCGGATACCAGTGATGGTCGGGTACACTTTACCCCCGCCAATTTAACCAATAAGTTTCACCGTTCTATTGAACATCACACCACTGGGCGTATTTTAAATGCTATTTTTGACAACGAGCAGCATTTTGCCCATCACGCGGCCTTACCAGGTGCTGATCACTTTGGTGATGAAGGTGCTGCCAACCATACCCGCTTTTGCGAAAACTATAATGATGCTGGTGTTGAGTTTTTTGTATTTGGTAAGTATGCGTTTGATACCAGCAAACCTGCACCGACTAAATATCCTGCCAGGCAAACCTATGAAGCGTCGATGGCAATTGCTCGATTGCACCAGCTCAACCCCAGTAAAGTTGTTTATGCCCAACAAAACCCACAAGTGATTGATCAAGGTGTATTCCATAATGATGTTATTGCTGTCGGCAATCAGAATACACTGTTTTTCCATGAAGAAGCTTTTTTGTCCAAACAGCAGGTAACAGAAGATATTACAGCCGCATTTGGTGACTCACCTTTTCATTTTATTGAGGTGCCTACTAACGCTGTCTCCGTTGCTGATGCAATTAGCTCCTATTTATTTAACAGCCAGCTCATTGCCTTACCTAAAGGTGGCATGGCGATCATCGTACCTGAAGAGTGTCGAGAAAATACAGCTGTTTACCACTATCTACAAAAGCTTATTGCAAGCAATAACCCAATAAAAGAAGTGAAATTTTTCGACCTAAAACAAAGTATGTGTAATGGCGGTGGGCC
It encodes:
- the astA gene encoding arginine N-succinyltransferase translates to MMIIRPIAADDYDRLYELAEKTGPGFTSLQPNEKLVRNRLEKSLAAFAKEVKEPGEESYLFVLEDTENDRVAGICGIMAGVGLSEAWYNYRLGTLMHSSRELNVHNVVNTLSITNDHTGCSEICTLFLDPDYRHSKNGSLLSKSRFLFMAEFPQRFAETVIAEMRGISDKDGISPFWEGLGRHFFSIDFSKADYLTGIGEKVFIAELMPKHLIYTNLLPKSAQEVIGKVHENTLPALKMLEAEGFRYEGYMDIFDAGPTITARFDEIRAIRESHYVKIRISEEAHHQSGELHLISNTSLENFRCGMSPITQDKQNLIYITPTVAANLQVEEGDSVRVVPLSSGRRV
- the astB gene encoding N-succinylarginine dihydrolase, with product MQAVEANFDGLVGPTHNYSGLSYGNVASELNQQAASNPREAAKQGLKKMKALYDLGMVQGVLAPQERPDIHTLRRLGFTGSDQAVLKQAAKQAPRVLANCCSASSMWTANAATVSPSADTSDGRVHFTPANLTNKFHRSIEHHTTGRILNAIFDNEQHFAHHAALPGADHFGDEGAANHTRFCENYNDAGVEFFVFGKYAFDTSKPAPTKYPARQTYEASMAIARLHQLNPSKVVYAQQNPQVIDQGVFHNDVIAVGNQNTLFFHEEAFLSKQQVTEDITAAFGDSPFHFIEVPTNAVSVADAISSYLFNSQLIALPKGGMAIIVPEECRENTAVYHYLQKLIASNNPIKEVKFFDLKQSMCNGGGPACLRLRVVLTEVEQAEINQSCLMSDHLFSQLDAWIEKHYRDHLTEADLADPKLLVESRAALDELTDILELGSVYPFQL
- the astD gene encoding succinylglutamate-semialdehyde dehydrogenase, translating into MTATVFINGNWQAGEGKPFTSIDPAKNAVIWEGNSATTAQVDTAVSAARDAFLAWSDLTYEQRETIIKQFAQLLSQEKETLALLIAQETGKPLWETRTEVAAMIGKIDISIKAYHERTGTKTAELPAGRAVLRHRPHGVVAVFGPYNFPGHLPNGHIVPALLAGNTVVFKPSELTPKVAEAMVKLWEQAGIPAGVLNLVQGEKETGIALANHVGIDGLFFTGSSNTGHLLHQQFAGNPGKILALEMGGNNPLIFDQVNDIDAAVHDTIQSAYISAGQRCTCARRLFVPNTKQGDTFLARLQAAMQHIKVGLYDAEDQPFMGSLITEAAADHILAGQTNLEKLGGKPLVKAAKLKPGTGLLSPGLIDVTGIDKLPDEELFGPLLQVIRYDDFDAALAAANNTRYGLSAGLLSADRERYDYFLRRIRAGIVNWNKQTTGASSAAPFGGVGASGNHRASAYYAADYCAYPVASLEADEVTLPEKLAPGLSIPKH
- a CDS encoding arginine N-succinyltransferase; the encoded protein is MLIVRPVTHNDLPALERLAIICGGRLTTLPANRDHLSSIISSTQRSLKQLNHEPGGESFHFVLENQATQEIIGVSGIEAVIGLKWPFYNYRISSVVHASPELQIHNRIPALHLCQDYAGSTRLCTLFIDPQYQREHHYQLLSKARLLFINLALSRFAERTIVELQGVLDKEGKSPFWECLGKHFFSMDIAKAIYLVGINSNAFIATLMPQYPVYAPLLSKEAQAILGKPREDVTFNMELLKQEGFQHRGYMDIFDAGPTLEADTKKLKTISNSQQCQPVIGERTSPEPSVDQWYLVSNQLQPQYRCMLIPFNPEQPVLSEAEASALLLSKGDHIQYSPVQLSTPN
- a CDS encoding DUF1338 domain-containing protein, with protein sequence MRKIDPLMNAMWQDYLNLNPDAQKIYQLFSDQNDEQVINDHIALRTFNVAKVSINQVAKPFIEAGYEAAGEYEFKAKKLYAKHFQHEDPNLPKIFISELLVEQLSQETRAIIEYLVEQIPADAVTADDFCFSGRHWNTDYATYQQLLAESEYAAWMSAFGYRPNHFTVYINALKSHQSLEAVNQFLLDQGFKLNTSGGLIKGSPDVYLEQSATLANKTAVQFNDQTVAIPSCFYEFARRYPLPSGELYQGFVAQSADKIFESTDAR
- a CDS encoding hydrolase, which gives rise to MNNKTFAPYLDWLDSQHDDMLNQTIELANINSGSLNAAGVNQVRQKLAELTRPLNGEQTTIAMPDYEQINDQGEVINSPLGDALSIVKRPDAPFRVFLCGHMDTVFGINHHFQSIRWLDDNTLNGPGVTDLKGGIMVMLKALECLERSPFAEKIGWEILFNPDEEIGSPSSKTLFAGCAERNHVGLIYEPCFPDGDLAGARKGSGNFTVVCRGKAAHAGREHHLGRNAIRALSDFISQLDDLNGQRDGVTINPGFIQGGGPVNIVPDLCISKFNIRLHNPADENWCLEQLNQLVEQINQRDGISLTLHGEFGRKPKVLSNANTKLFELAQSCGQELGLHITWKPTGGCCDGNNLAAHGLPNIDTLGVQGGNIHSDQEYLKVDSLVTRAKLSALLLFKLATGDQQAWLER